One region of Anoplopoma fimbria isolate UVic2021 breed Golden Eagle Sablefish chromosome 10, Afim_UVic_2022, whole genome shotgun sequence genomic DNA includes:
- the LOC129096895 gene encoding LOW QUALITY PROTEIN: zinc finger protein 180-like (The sequence of the model RefSeq protein was modified relative to this genomic sequence to represent the inferred CDS: inserted 1 base in 1 codon): MSKARILRSLVNQRLTAAAEEIFELFERTIAEHEEELSRSKEENERQRKLLDAVFNPQLRLHRADVQQLLVVKEEVPPEQQELSSSLDQENPEIPHIKEEQEELWTNQEGEQLQGLEEADTKFSITPVKKDEEEAQSSQLHQRQTEQMETEADGEDCGGPEPDRNSDPDRHPEPDTDEKTGDSSEPETDDSEDWKETREPQSGSNSLKNDEVPVSDLRCGTGGKPFRCSECEKTFGTRGALKKHMRIHTGEKPYSCSVCKKSYKWSHNLQMHIKAHSGEKPFSCSECGKGFIDRGTLKTHIRTHTGEKPYSCSVCGKTFXTEWNFSFTHENPHRRKTLQLLSLQEIFYKESTFTDTHESSQGRETFQLLRVW; this comes from the exons ATGTCTAAAGCACGAATACTGAGATCTTTAGTCAACCAGCGactcactgcagctgctgaagagaTATTTGAGCTGTTTGAAAGAACGATAGCAGAGCACGAGGAGGAACTTTCTCGTTCTAAAGAGGAGAACGAGCGACAACGGAAACTCCTGGACGCTGTTTTCAACCCTCAGCTTCGGTTACACAGAGCAG ACgtccagcagctgttggtggttAAAGAAGAGGTACCCCCTGAGCAGCAGGAGTTgagctccagtctggaccaagaGAACCCAGAGATCccacacattaaagaggaacaggaggaactctggaccAATCAGGAGGGAGAACAGCTTCAAGGACTGGAGGAGGCTGATACCAAGTTCTCAATCACTCCTGTGaagaaagatgaagaggaagctcagtcctcacagcttcatcaaagacaaactgaacagaTGGAAACtgaagctgatggagaggactgtggaggaccagaaccagacaggaaCTCAGATCCAGATAGACATCCAGAACCAGATACTGATGAGAAGACTGGAGACTCTTCTGAACCTGAGACTGATGACAGTGAGGATTGGAAGGAGACCAGAGAACCTCAGTCAGGTTCAAACTCTTTGAAAAATGATGAAGTCCCTGTCAGTGATTTGAGATGTGGGACTGGTGGGAAACCGTTTAGATGCTCTGAGTGTGAGAAAACATTTGGCACCCGTGGAGCTCTGAAGAAACATATgagaatccacacaggagagaaaccttaCAGCTGCTCGGTTTGCAAGAAATCTTATAAATGGAGTCATAATTTACAGATGCACATCAAAGCTCACAGTGGAGAGAAACCTTTCAGCTGCTCAGAGTGTGGTAAAGGTTTTATTGATAGAGGAACCCTGAAGACCCACATCAGAACtcacacaggagaaaaaccttacagctgctcagtttgtggcaaaacat tcacagagTGGAACTTTAGTTTTACACACgagaatccacacaggagaaaaacctTACAGCTGCTCAGTTTGCAGGAAATCTTTTACAAAGAGTCAACATTTACAGATACACATGAAAGCTCACAGGGGAGAGAAACCTTTCAGTTGCTCAGAGTGTGGTAA
- the LOC129097734 gene encoding gastrula zinc finger protein XlCGF57.1-like, with translation MDEPLDVVLNPAAFTSDIHKWIVIKEEQQEWSSSLDQEEPEPPHIKEEQEKLWTSQEGEQLQGLEEADTKFSFTPVKREEDEEEAQSSQLQQIQADGMKTEADGEDCGGPEPDRNSDPDRHPEPDTDEKTGDSSELETDDSEDWKQTREPQPGDREANMMTHKKTHTGKKPFGCSVCGKSFSQRYYVKTHMKCHSGEKPFSCSVCGRRFTQKTHLKKHMIFHSGEKSFSCSVCSKRYAQKGYLLYHMTMHTGEKRVKCRVCDKRFTWHYQLKKHDCVVESSQIQVNPTEENREAERLASSSTVPAGVLGFNDTDNDSSEPETGVSDDELKETREPQSGLNSLKNIEVTVSDSHCCASEKPFRCSECGKRFGIKGSLKRHMRCHTGEKPFSCSVCEKSFGWRGSLQVHMRNHTGEKPFSCSSCGRGFSRKANLKKHTRIHTGEKPFSCSVCGKNFQFSNNCLLKRHLTVHAGEKPYSCSVCKTNDAAEMLLEPFLFQQD, from the exons ATGGATGAGCCGCTGGACGTCGTTTTAAACCCCGCAG cTTTTACTTCAGACATCCACAAATGGATTGTTAttaaagaggagcagcaggagtggagctccagtctggaccaggaggagccagagcccccacacattaaagaggaacaAGAGAAACTTTggaccagtcaggagggagagcagcttcaaggACTGGAGGAGGCTGATACCAAGTTCTCATTCACTCctgtgaagagagaagaagatgaagaggaagctcagtcctcacagcttcaACAAATACAAGCTGATGGGATGAagacagaagctgatggagaggactgtggaggaccagaaccagacaggaaCTCAGATCCAGATAGACATCCAGAACCAGATACTGATGAGAAGACTGGAGACTCTTCTGAACTTGAGACTGATGACAGTGAGGATTGGAAGCAGACCAGAGAACCTCAGCCAGGTGACCGTGAGGCAAATATGATGACGCATAAGAAAACTCACACAGGAAAGAAACCATTCGGTTGCTCAGTTTGTGGTAAAAGTTTTTCCCAGCGTTATTACGTAAAAACGCACATGAAATGTCATTCGGGAGAGAAACCGTTCAGTTGTTCAGTTTGCGGTAGACGTTTTactcaaaaaacacacttaaagaAACACATGATATTCCATTCAGGGGAGAAGTCATTTAGTTGCTCTGTCTGCAGTAAAAGATATGCACAGAAAGGTTATTTGTTATACCACATGACCATGCACACAGGGGAGAAACGAGTCAAATGCAGGGTTTGTGACAAAAGGTTTACTTGGCATTATCAGCTTAAAAAACACGATTGCGTCGTTGAGTCCTCACAGATTCAAGTAAACCCAactgaggagaacagagaggcagagcGTCTAGCCAGCAGCTCAACTGTACCTGCTGGTGTTTTGGGATTTAATGACACTGATAACGACTCTTCTGAACCTGAGACTGGAGTCAGTGATGATGAATTGAAGGAAACCAGAGAACCCCAGTCAggtttaaactctttaaaaaacattgaagTTACCGTCAGTGATTCGCATTGTTGCGCTAGTGAGAAACCATTTCGCTGCTCCGAGTGTGGGAAACGATTTGGCATCAAGGGTTCTCTGAAGAGACACATGCGATGTCACACGGGAGAAAAACCTTTCAGCTGCTCGGTGTGTGAGAAGTCTTTTGGTTGGAGAGGGAGTTTACAGGTACACATGAGgaatcacacaggagagaaaccgtTCAGCTGCTCATCATGTGGCAGAGGTTTTAGCCGCAAGGCAAATCTGAAGAAACACACGAGGattcacacaggagagaaaccattcagctgctcCGTTTGCGGCAAAAACTTCCA ATTCTCAAACAACTGCCTTCTGAAACGACACTTGACTGTCCATGCAGGAGAGAAACCATAtagttgttcagtttgta aaacaaatgatgCTGCAGAGATGCTTTTGGAGCCATTTCTGTTCCAGCAAGATTAA
- the LOC129097732 gene encoding zinc finger protein 135-like, whose amino-acid sequence MSKAQILRSLVNQRLTAAAEEIFELFERTIAEHEEELSRSKEENERQRKLLDAVFNPQLRLHRADVQQLLVVKEEVPPEQQEWSSSLDQEEPEPPHIKEEQEELWTSQEGEQLQGLEEADTKFSFTPVKREEDEKEAQPSQRHQRQTEQMETEADGEDCGGPEPDKNPDSDRHLQLSSIEKASQCYKQETEVSDDWNETSEPQSGLNFLKNNEYNSSEKLFCCSECGKRFNQNSNLKTHMRTHTGEKPFSCSVCGKRFGQKAHLQNHLKCHTGEKPYSCSFCNKCFARSEHLQLHMRTHTGEKPFSCNVCGKRFTWLGQFKSHKCGGESSQFHELWTGQEGERLQGLEEFHTAKFPFPPVAAKSEDDEERPHSSQLHRRHAEDCGGPRPARNSDPDSLESHTLTYNSFIGHFW is encoded by the exons ATGTCTAAAGCACAAATACTGAGATCTTTAGTCAACCAGCGactcactgcagctgctgaagagaTATTTGAGCTGTTTGAAAGAACGATAGCAGAGCACGAGGAGGAACTTTCTCGTTCTAAAGAGGAGAACGAGCGACAACGGAAACTCCTGGACGCTGTTTTCAACCCTCAGCTTCGGTTACACAGAGCAG ACgtccagcagctgttggtggttaaagaagaggttccccctgagcagcaggagtggagctccagtctggaccaggaggagccagagcccccacacattaaagaggaacaggaggaactctggaccagtcaggagggagagcagcttcaaggACTGGAGGAGGCTGATACCAAGTTCTCATTCACTCctgtgaagagagaagaagatgaaaaggAAGCTCAGCCCTCACAGCGTcatcaaagacaaactgaacagatggaaacagaagctgatggagaggactgtggaggaccagaaccagacaagAACCCAGATTCAGATAGACATTTACAACTATCTAGTATTGAAAAGGCCTCACAATGTTACAAACAAGAAACTGAAGTCAGTGATGATTGGAATGAGACCAGTGAACCTCAGTCAGGTTTaaactttctgaaaaataaCGAATACAATTCTTCAGAGAAATTATTTTGCTGCTCTGAGTGTGGTAAACGATTTAACCAAAACTCGAATCTTAAGACACACATGAGAACtcacacaggagaaaaaccATTCAGTTGCTCAGTTTGCGGTAAGAGATTTGGTCAGAAGGCTCATCTGCAGAACCATTTGAAATGTCACACGGGGGAAAAACCTTACAGCTGctcattttgtaataaatgttttgctcGGAGTGAACATTTACAGTTACACATGAGGACCCACACGGGggagaaaccattcagctgcAACGTTTGTGGCAAAAGATTCACATGGCTTGGTCAGTTCAAAAGCCACAAGTGTGGCGGTGAATCCTCACAGTTTCATGAGCTCTGGACCGGTCAGGAGGGAGAGCGGCTTCAAGGCCTGGAGGAGTTTCATACCGCCAAATTCCCATTCCCTCCCGTCGCTGCAAAgagtgaagatgatgaggagAGGCCTCattcctcacagcttcatcgAAGACATGcagaggactgtggaggaccaAGACCAGCCAGGAACTCAGATCCAGATAGTCTTGagtcacacacactgacatataATTCTTTCATTGGACACTTCTGGTGA
- the LOC129096894 gene encoding LOW QUALITY PROTEIN: zinc finger protein 177-like (The sequence of the model RefSeq protein was modified relative to this genomic sequence to represent the inferred CDS: inserted 1 base in 1 codon), with protein sequence MSKAQILRSLVNQRLTAAAEEIFELFERTIAEHEEELSRSKEENERQRKLLDAVFNPQLRLHRADIQQLMVVKEEVLPEQREWSCSLNPENPEPPHIKEEQEELWTSQEGEQLQGLEEADTEFSITPVKRKEDEEEAQSSQLHQRQTEQMEPEADGEDCGGPEPDRNSDPDRPPESDTEKTGDSSELETDDSEDWKETREPQPGSNSLKNDEVPVSDSRCGTGGKQFRCSDCEKTFGTRGALKKHMIMHTGEKPYSCSVCKKSYKRSHTLRIHMKTHRGEKPFSCSECGKGFIENGALKAHIRIHTGEKPYSCSVCKKSFXTDWKFTDTHENPHRRETLQLLSLQNIFCTEWKVTDTHDDSQERITFSPLTQSPPAKFHHRCSREL encoded by the exons ATGTCTAAAGCACAAATACTGAGATCTTTAGTCAACCAGAGactcactgcagctgctgaagagaTATTTGAGCTGTTTGAAAGAACGATAGCAGAGCACGAGGAGGAACTTTCTCGTTCTAAAGAGGAGAACGAGCGACAACGGAAACTACTGGACGCTGTTTTCAACCCTCAGCTTCGGTTACACAGAGCAG ACATCCAGCAGCTGATGGTGGTTAAAGAAGAGGTTCTACCTGAGCAGCGGGAGTGGAGCTGCAGTCTGAACCCGGAGAACCCAGAGCCCccacacattaaagaggaacaggaggaactctggaccagccaggagggagagcagcttcaagggctggaggaggctgatacCGAGTTCTCAATCACTCCTgtgaagagaaaagaagatgaagaggaagctcagtcctcacagcttcatcaaagacaaactgaacagaTGGAAccagaagctgatggagaggactgtggaggaccagaaccagacaggaaCTCAGATCCAGATAGACCTCCAGAATCAGATACTGAGAAGACTGGAGACTCTTCTGAACTCGAGACTGATGACAGTGAGGATTGGAAGGAGACCAGAGAACCTCAGCCAGGTTCAAACTCTTTGAAAAATGATGAAGTCCCTGTCAGTGATTCAAGATGTGGGACTGGTGGGAAACAGTTTAGATGCTCCGATTGTGAGAAAACATTTGGCACCCGTGGAGCTCTTAAGAAACACATGATAAtgcacacaggagagaaaccttaCAGCTGCTCAGTTTGCAAGAAATCTTATAAACGGAGTCATACTTTACGGATACACATGAAAACTCACAGGGGAGAGAAACCTTTCAGCTGCTCAGAGTGTGGTAAAGGTTTCATTGAAAATGGAGCCCTGAAGGCCCACATCAGAA TCCACACGGGTGAGAAACCTTACAGCTGCTCAGTGTGCAAGAAATCTT GCACGGACTGGAAgtttacagacacacatgagaatccacacaggagagaaaccttaCAGCTGCTCAGTTTGCAAAATATCTTTTGCACGGAGTGGAAAGTTACAGACACACATGATGACTCACAGGAGAGAATCACCTTTAGCCCTTTAACCCAATCACCCCCTGCCAAGTTTCATCACCGCTGCTCACGTGAGCTTTGA
- the LOC129096903 gene encoding LOW QUALITY PROTEIN: zinc finger and SCAN domain-containing protein 5C-like (The sequence of the model RefSeq protein was modified relative to this genomic sequence to represent the inferred CDS: inserted 1 base in 1 codon): MSKAQILRSLVNQRLTAAAEEIFELFERTIAEHEEELSRSKEENERQRKLLDAVFNPQLRSQKTDVQQLLVVKEEAPFEQQEWSSTLDQEDPEPPHIKEEEEEEELWSCQEGEQLQGLEEADIKFPFTSFTVKSEDDEEEPQSSQLHQRQTDQMETEGDGEDCRGPEPDMNSDGDTPLQPFNDEKTGDSSEAETEHSDDWKETREPQSGSNSLKNDEISVSDLTGSTGEKLFRCSVCGKLFGFRGNLKIHMRSHTGEKPFSCSVCKKSFTHSRSVQKHMRIHTGERPFSCLVCEKGFIESGDLKRHMRIHTGEKPFSCSVCKKXFYTEWKFTETHDNSYRRETVQLRSVW, translated from the exons ATGTCTAAAGCACAAATACTGAGATCTTTAGTCAACCAGCGactcactgcagctgctgaagagaTATTTGAGCTGTTTGAAAGAACGATAGCAGAGCACGAGGAGGAACTTTCTCGTTCTAAAGAGGAGAACGAGCGACAACGGAAACTCCTGGACGCTGTTTTCAACCCTCAGCTTCGGTCACAAAAAACAG ATgtccagcagctgttggtggttAAAGAAGAGGCTCCCTTtgagcagcaggagtggagctccactttggaccaggaggacccagaACCCCCACACatcaaagaggaagaagaagaggaggaactATGGTCctgtcaggagggagagcagcttcaaggGCTGGAAGAGGCTGATATCAAGTTCCCATTCACTTCTTTCACTGTGaagagtgaagatgatgaagaggaacctcagtcctcacagcttcatcaaagacaaactgatcagatggaaacagaaggtgatggagaggactgtcgaggaccagaaccagacatGAACTCAGATGGAGATACACCTTTACAACCATTTAATGATGAAAAGACTGGAGACTCTTCTGAAGCTGAAACTGAACACAGTGATGACTGGAAGGAGACCAGAGAACCTCAGTCAGGTTCAAACTCTTTGAAAAATGATGAAATCTCTGTTAGTGATTTGACAGGTAGCACTGGTGAGAAACTATTTAGATGCTCTGTGTGTGGGAAATTATTTGGCTTCAGGGGAAATCTGAAGATACACATGAGAAGTCATACAGGAGAAAAACCTTTCAGCTGTTCAGTTTGTAAGAAATCTTTTACACATAGTAGAAGTGTACAGAAACACATgagaatccacacaggagagagaccTTTCAGCTGCCTAGTGTGTGAGAAAGGTTTCATTGAAAGTGGAGATCTAAAGAGGCACATGAGAATTCATACAGGAGAAAAACCTTTCAGTTGCTCAGTTTGTAAGA TGTTTTACACAGAATGGAAgtttacagaaacacatgaCAACTCATACAGGAGAGAAACCGTTCAGTTGCGTAGTGTGTGGTAA